GCCGAACTGCATGGCCAGCCACATGCTCTGCTGGTTCATGCGCTGGATGGCCTGCTCCATGGCCTCGAACTGGCGGTAGTACCGGTCCTCCATGTCTTTCAAGCGGTCTTCCAGCTTGTCGATGGTGGTGTTGATGCGCGAGATTTCCCGGCCGATGGTGCTCGAGTCGTAGTAGCCGGTACCGGAGCCGGCTTTGTCAGTGATGAGCTTCATGCTCTTGGTCAGCTCGTCGTAGAGCCGCACGGCGAGCCCCTGACCGGATGAGGTCTCGCTGGTCTTCGTAAAGAGGTTCATGACTCCCTCCGTATCCTGGGCTAGGGCCTGGCGGAGCTTGGACTCGTCGAGGTAGAGCTTGCCGCCTTCCCGGTAGGAACCGGTGGTGATGCCGACGGCGCTCAAAGAGGTGTAGCTCCCGGACAGGCCCTCGACTCGGGCCATGGCGGCAGAACGCACGCGGCTGTATACACCGTAGAGGAGAGAATCTCCTCTCAAAAGCCCGCTCCTCGCCTTCGCCTCCCACTTCTCTATGTCAGACTCCTTCATCTCTTTTTTCTGGTCGTCGGTCAGGGGCTGGTAGTCGCGGTAGCGCTCCTCGTTCAGCTCGGTAAACATGAGTCCCACCGCGTCGTTGTAAGCGTTGACCCAGGCCTTTATCTTCTCGACGACCGCCTCGGTGTCGTTTCCGACACTGACCGTGACCGTGCTGGCGGACGTGCTCTTCAGGTTGAAGGTGATGCCGGCGACCGTGAACTGGTTGGTAGAAAACTCCAGACCTGTCAGGTCGTTAAAGTCGATGCTGGCGTTAGTCCCTTGATAAGTAGTGTTTAGTTCGACACCGAGCTTCAGCTTGTCCCTGAGGAAACCCTGGTCGTCCGCCTTGACCGTGATTTTAGCCTGGCTGCCGGTGGAGCCGGTCACGAGAAAGAACCGGTTCAAGGTGCTGTCGTACGAAGCCTTGATGCCGATATTCGCCTTATTTATCTCGCTCACCACCGTGTATATGTTGGCGGTGGAGGTGTCGAACGAAAAATATTTAGAAACGGCCTCGCCGTTTACGGTTCCTTCCAGGGTAAATGTAACAGTGCCGCTCAACCCGAA
The sequence above is drawn from the Syntrophothermus lipocalidus DSM 12680 genome and encodes:
- a CDS encoding flagellar hook-associated protein 2 — protein: MMVTRITGLASGIDIDQWVSDLMKAERTRVDTWYQKRQVLEWQREDYRNINTKLLALRNATFDLKLQGSFQSKTATSSDTSVLTASAGTSAVAGTYTVKVNSLASGVYKSSTESLADEQGTSGTKTLAEQFGLSGTVTFTLEGTVNGEAVSKYFSFDTSTANIYTVVSEINKANIGIKASYDSTLNRFFLVTGSTGSQAKITVKADDQGFLRDKLKLGVELNTTYQGTNASIDFNDLTGLEFSTNQFTVAGITFNLKSTSASTVTVSVGNDTEAVVEKIKAWVNAYNDAVGLMFTELNEERYRDYQPLTDDQKKEMKESDIEKWEAKARSGLLRGDSLLYGVYSRVRSAAMARVEGLSGSYTSLSAVGITTGSYREGGKLYLDESKLRQALAQDTEGVMNLFTKTSETSSGQGLAVRLYDELTKSMKLITDKAGSGTGYYDSSTIGREISRINTTIDKLEDRLKDMEDRYYRQFEAMEQAIQRMNQQSMWLAMQFGGSSQQQ